A single window of Gadus morhua chromosome 22, gadMor3.0, whole genome shotgun sequence DNA harbors:
- the tnfa gene encoding tumor necrosis factor a (TNF superfamily, member 2), producing the protein MDVDCRVKMAAAGPSESEEPHQSAARTRAACHSGWKCGAALLAVALCVAGVLCFTLHKGAQEQSHSLEIDGLTRNLRQISSSGRAAIHLEGVSNNLLNSSVQWKTQVDQYHSSGGLRLEGNEVVVPTTGLYFVYSQASFAVSCKAEDHKRAELVHLTYMVDRWSDSYPGYMTILHSGRTVCQQAPPGGVEARAKGMWLSAVYVGAVFHLNAEDRLRTVVDKKLLPSVVNGSGKTFFGVFAL; encoded by the exons ATGGACGTTGATTGCAGAGTGAAGATGGCAGCAGCGGGCCCCTCGGAGTCCGAAGAACCCCATCAGTCCGCGGCGAGGACGCGGGCCGCCTGTCACTCAGGCTGGAAGTGTGGGGCAGCGCTGCTGGCCGTCGCGCTGTGTGTCGCCGGAGTCCTCTGCTTCACCTTGCACAAG GGGGCACAGGAGCAAAGCCATTCATTGGAAATCGATG GTCTCACCCGAAATCTGAGGCAGATCTCAAGTAGCGGGAGGGCTGCCATTCATCTGGAAG GCGTGTCCAACAACTTGCTGAACAGCTCTGTGCAGTGGAAGACGCAAGTGGACCAGTACCACTCCTCCGGTGGGCTGCGGCTGGAAGGCAACGAAGTGGTGGTCCCGACCACCGGCCTCTACTTTGTGTACAGCCAGGCCTCCTTCGCGGTCAGCTGCAAGGCGGAGGATCACAAGCGGGCGGAGCTGGTGCACCTGACCTACATGGTGGACCGATGGTCCGACTCTTACCCCGGATACATGACCATCCTGCATTCAGGCCGCACCGTCTGCCAGCAGGCGCCCCCCGGTGGCGTGGAGGCCAGGGCGAAGGGGATGTGGTTAAGCGCCGTGTACGTTGGCGCCGTGTTCCACTTGAACGCTGAAGACCGGCTCAGGACCGTGGTCGACAAGAAGCTTTTGCCCAGTGTGGTGAATGGGAGCGGTAAAACGTTCTTCGGGGTGTTTGCTCTGTGA